In Oceanobacillus sp. FSL K6-2867, one DNA window encodes the following:
- a CDS encoding ABC transporter permease yields the protein MSQKLFTGTGCLTKLMIRQNRFRLLLWLVGLIAVTLATAVAYPDIYPDEQSRAAFVLTMENPAMIAMLGVGYEDYATIGSLFAHEMLLFTAVAVAIMNILLVGRSTRADEEDGRVELIRSLPVGRLAYLNGAAIVAIITNVFVAVLIGTGIFLLNIDGMSAQGAYLYGAILGATGLVFAGFTALFAQLAETSRGSAMLSFGALIAAYLVRASGDISSEALSLVSPLGWTVRTEVFVENHWWPVYVMLTVAVVLLLVAFYLNAIRDLESGFIPEQAGKRNASVFLQTTLGLAFRLQRTNLIAWAIGIFLLSASFGAILGDLEVYFTDNEFVKAFLAESGDNSMMEQFIVMLMGIMALISTVPAMMTVMKLKSEENKYLTENYYSRAVSRSRLLGSYLCLSMIASFVMQALVATGLWSVGVMVVDDALAFDTMFASALVYLPAMWIFIGLAVFFIGIAPKAAGSTWLYVVFGFVVIYLGDMLEFPEWINNLSAFHHIPQIPIEDMDIMQVSILVVIAIALTGIGFVGYNRRDIQG from the coding sequence ATGTCTCAAAAACTTTTTACTGGAACAGGTTGTTTAACAAAATTAATGATCAGGCAAAATCGTTTCAGGCTGCTTTTATGGCTGGTCGGATTAATTGCAGTAACGCTAGCAACAGCTGTTGCATATCCTGACATCTACCCAGATGAACAGTCTCGTGCTGCTTTTGTTTTGACGATGGAAAATCCAGCAATGATTGCAATGCTTGGGGTTGGTTATGAAGATTATGCAACTATTGGATCTTTATTTGCACATGAAATGCTACTTTTTACGGCGGTTGCAGTTGCAATTATGAATATTTTACTAGTCGGACGGAGTACGCGAGCAGACGAAGAAGATGGTCGTGTAGAGCTGATTCGTTCCTTACCTGTTGGCCGTTTAGCATACTTGAACGGAGCAGCTATTGTTGCGATTATAACAAATGTATTCGTAGCAGTTCTAATTGGGACGGGTATCTTTTTGTTGAATATCGATGGAATGAGTGCACAGGGAGCCTATTTGTATGGAGCGATACTAGGAGCGACAGGACTTGTTTTTGCAGGCTTTACAGCATTATTCGCCCAGCTTGCGGAAACCTCAAGGGGTTCCGCAATGCTTTCATTTGGAGCTTTAATTGCGGCATATCTTGTCCGGGCAAGTGGGGATATCAGCAGTGAGGCACTTTCACTCGTTTCACCGCTCGGCTGGACGGTACGGACAGAAGTGTTTGTAGAAAATCATTGGTGGCCCGTTTATGTCATGCTGACTGTTGCGGTGGTGTTATTGCTTGTAGCCTTTTATTTGAATGCGATTCGTGACCTGGAATCTGGATTTATTCCAGAACAAGCAGGTAAGAGGAATGCATCCGTCTTTTTACAAACAACGTTGGGACTCGCGTTTAGACTGCAACGAACAAACCTGATTGCTTGGGCAATTGGAATTTTCCTGCTTAGTGCCTCATTTGGAGCAATTTTAGGGGATCTAGAAGTATATTTTACCGATAATGAGTTTGTTAAAGCCTTTTTAGCTGAAAGCGGAGATAATTCCATGATGGAACAGTTTATTGTCATGCTCATGGGGATTATGGCATTGATTAGTACGGTTCCGGCTATGATGACGGTGATGAAGCTGAAGAGTGAGGAAAATAAGTATTTGACCGAAAATTATTATAGTCGTGCCGTTTCACGTTCGCGTTTACTAGGAAGCTATTTATGCCTTAGCATGATTGCAAGCTTTGTCATGCAGGCGCTTGTAGCGACCGGGCTCTGGTCTGTTGGCGTGATGGTTGTTGATGATGCGTTAGCATTTGATACAATGTTTGCTTCAGCACTTGTCTATTTGCCAGCAATGTGGATTTTCATAGGTCTGGCAGTCTTCTTTATCGGTATTGCACCAAAGGCAGCGGGTTCCACATGGCTATATGTAGTTTTTGGTTTTGTGGTGATTTATCTTGGCGATATGCTCGAATTTCCAGAATGGATTAATAATTTATCTGCCTTTCATCATATACCACAGATCCCTATAGAGGATATGGATATCATGCAGGTTTCCATTTTAGTTGTTATTGCAATAGCATTAACCGGGATTGGTTTTGTTGGATATAACCGACGAGACATTCAGGGATAA